A region of Massilia sp. WG5 DNA encodes the following proteins:
- a CDS encoding ion transporter yields MKPQDHPYVSQVPDSYGKPPPGLRRRMFDIIFEADTPAGRRFDIALVFAILLSILVVVLDSVPGLHKEYGKALDTAEWVFTGLFTLEYLARIVCVQRPWRYAGGFYGVIDLLAVLPSYFSLMVPGTELLLDIRILRLLRVFRIFKLTLYIEEYTRLGEALSASRRKIMVFLSVVLMAILILGTIMYVVEGPKNGYTSIPVAMYWATVTMTTVGYGDITPHTYLGKAIASFMMLLGWGILAVPTGIVTAEIAANRNERRRGAARSRAERRCGACGSTGHEAGARFCKDCGAALGAPEPRGQRDA; encoded by the coding sequence GTGAAGCCGCAGGACCATCCCTATGTGTCGCAAGTCCCGGACTCGTATGGCAAGCCGCCGCCCGGGCTGCGCCGGCGCATGTTCGACATCATCTTCGAAGCCGACACCCCGGCCGGACGCCGTTTCGACATCGCGCTGGTGTTCGCCATCCTGCTCAGCATCCTGGTGGTGGTGCTGGACAGCGTACCGGGGCTGCACAAGGAGTATGGCAAGGCGCTGGATACGGCCGAGTGGGTGTTCACCGGGCTGTTCACGCTCGAATACCTGGCGCGCATCGTGTGCGTGCAGCGCCCCTGGCGCTATGCGGGCGGCTTCTACGGCGTGATCGACCTGCTGGCGGTGCTGCCGAGCTATTTTTCCTTGATGGTGCCGGGCACCGAGCTGCTGCTCGACATCCGCATCCTGCGCCTGCTGCGGGTGTTCCGTATCTTCAAGCTCACGCTCTACATCGAGGAATACACGCGCCTGGGTGAGGCGCTGTCGGCCAGCCGGCGCAAGATCATGGTGTTCCTGTCGGTGGTGCTGATGGCCATCCTGATCCTCGGCACGATCATGTATGTGGTCGAAGGGCCGAAGAACGGCTACACCAGCATCCCGGTCGCGATGTACTGGGCCACCGTCACCATGACCACGGTCGGCTACGGCGACATCACGCCGCATACCTACCTGGGCAAGGCGATCGCCTCCTTCATGATGCTGCTGGGCTGGGGCATCCTGGCGGTGCCGACCGGCATCGTGACGGCCGAGATCGCGGCCAACCGCAACGAGCGCCGGCGCGGCGCCGCGCGCAGCCGGGCCGAGCGCCGCTGCGGCGCCTGCGGCAGCACCGGCCATGAAGCCGGCGCGCGCTTCTGCAAGGACTGCGGCGCGGCGCTGGGTGCGCCCGAGCCGCGAGGTCAACGGGACGCGTAG
- a CDS encoding VOC family protein, translating into MPTEEGVSSRGPIAIREIDHVVLRVRDLARVQRFYREVLGCEEIRRQAEIGLVQLRAGSAMLDLVPVDGKLGRIGGAAPGREGRNVDHVCFRVEPFDEAAIRAHLAAHGVEAGPVESRFGAEGEGPSIYLHDPEGNMIELKGPAST; encoded by the coding sequence ATGCCGACTGAGGAGGGCGTCAGTTCGCGCGGGCCGATCGCGATCCGCGAGATCGACCATGTGGTGCTGCGCGTGCGCGACCTGGCGCGCGTGCAGCGCTTCTACCGCGAGGTGCTGGGCTGCGAAGAGATACGGCGGCAGGCCGAGATCGGCCTGGTGCAATTGCGCGCCGGCAGCGCGATGCTGGACCTGGTGCCGGTGGACGGCAAGCTGGGCCGCATCGGCGGCGCCGCGCCGGGCCGCGAGGGGCGCAACGTCGACCATGTGTGCTTCCGCGTCGAGCCCTTCGACGAGGCGGCGATCCGTGCCCACCTGGCGGCCCACGGGGTCGAGGCCGGCCCCGTCGAATCGCGCTTCGGCGCCGAGGGCGAGGGGCCGTCGATCTACCTGCACGACCCGGAAGGGAACATGATCGAACTGAAGGGGCCGGCCTCGACGTGA
- a CDS encoding NADPH-dependent FMN reductase, translating into MATRKIAVLVGSLRKESFTRKLAKNLMLLAPPTLELEIVNISQLPMYNQDDETDTPPPRWTEFRERIREADGVLFCTPEYNRSLPGVLKNAIDVGSRPYGKAAWNGKPCAVVSNSPGALGGFGANHAVRQCLVFLNMPCMQSPEAYIGGIGNKFDGDRLTDESLSGFLQQFMECFATWVERHAD; encoded by the coding sequence ATGGCAACGAGGAAGATCGCAGTACTGGTAGGCAGTCTCCGCAAGGAATCGTTTACCCGCAAGCTGGCGAAGAACCTGATGCTGCTCGCCCCGCCCACGCTGGAGCTCGAGATCGTCAACATCTCCCAGCTGCCGATGTACAACCAGGATGACGAGACCGACACGCCGCCGCCGCGCTGGACCGAGTTCCGCGAGCGCATCCGCGAGGCCGACGGCGTGCTGTTCTGTACGCCCGAGTACAACCGCTCGCTGCCGGGGGTGCTGAAGAACGCCATCGACGTCGGCTCGCGTCCCTACGGCAAGGCCGCCTGGAACGGCAAGCCCTGCGCCGTGGTCAGCAATTCGCCCGGCGCGCTGGGCGGCTTCGGCGCCAACCACGCGGTGCGCCAGTGCCTGGTGTTCCTCAACATGCCCTGCATGCAGTCGCCCGAAGCCTACATCGGCGGGATCGGCAACAAGTTCGACGGCGACAGGCTGACCGACGAGTCCTTGAGCGGCTTCCTGCAGCAGTTCATGGAATGCTTCGCCACCTGGGTCGAGCGCCATGCCGACTGA